A window of Diospyros lotus cultivar Yz01 chromosome 14, ASM1463336v1, whole genome shotgun sequence contains these coding sequences:
- the LOC127790718 gene encoding uncharacterized protein LOC127790718 isoform X1: MDDAERLTALKKAYAEMILNTSKEAAARIMASERKVLRLQHELNVTKEAALQMMLRLKEMMEFKVSEARITYLRQQEKIDKLTAQLQEKEDVISEAETVSLGQQRKIEELEAQLQEAEDIVSNLREELREEQAVVERERNGKLQHMDEHHVASEEQTSNEKRSDTSQSIPSLPPMQLESFSNLDMKNSSLNQISEVYKSCNEKDYCIGNSCIGQLNMSSTSVENKLKTFQSIIFPPQEPCPESCKASDMKNSASSQRNDAYKCYSEKYFVTGNSYVSQPNLPSEVHKSKEPEPYRNRRTQRIRAFEEKLNAGELSFSDDVNYEMSARKDGGGERIRKARTRTTEKKAGVQADGNCNEVKEIKPRRWRRRKRKTASKTKKNQTSHVSSTGADSVKENAQYDADPSKIVPALSADTDDNGAPSHLRNVTESNADFVKAGVQADGNYDEVKEVKPPRWRRRKRKTALKTKRNQTSHVSSTGADSVKENAQYDADPSKIVPALSADTDNNGAPSHLRNVTEGNADFVKAGVQADGNYDEVKEVKPIRWRRRKRKTALKTKRNQTSHVSSTGADSVKENAQYDADPSKIVPALSADTDDNGAPSHLRNVTESIADFVKAVSAENTMNKYKVSADKLLLTGQECRSTDDSRVPVCRMDVKEVDVPLVNSQEKTSGTSTRLLNYPSADRVFKYTFQRKRKREALSSSDGNTSVENSILNKKAAEKQNHPMETEKSSSTIESSRDKRRLAQVARQLLSLSDRFWQ, translated from the exons ATGGACGACGCGGAG AGATTGACGGCGTTGAAGAAGGCGTATGCGGAGATGATCCTGAACACTTCGAAAGAGGCGGCGGCTCGGATTATGGCATCGGAGCGTAAAGTTTTACGGCTTCAGCACGAGCTCAATGTCACGAAGGAAGCGGCGCTTCAGATGATGCTTCGTCTCAAAGAAATGATGGAATTTAAG GTCAGTGAAGCAAGGATCACCTACTTGAGACAGCAAGAGAAGATCGACAAGCTCACAGCACAACTTCAGGAAAAAGAAGATGTG ATCAGTGAAGCTGAGACAGTATCCTTAGGTCAACAGAGAAAGATAGAAGAGCTTGAAGCACAACTTCAGGAAGCTGAGGATATTGTTAGCAACCTCAGAGAAGAGTTGAGAGAAGAGCAAGCTGTAgtggagagggagagaaatggcAAGCTACAGCACATGGATGAACATCATGTTGCTAGTGAGGAACAAACATCAAATGAGAAGAGATCGGATACTTCTCAGTCTATTCCATCCCTGCCCCCTATGCAACTTGAATCTTTCTCAAATTTGgacatgaagaattcaagtctcAATCAAATTAGTGAGGTCTATAAGTCCTGCAATGAAAAAGATTACTGTATAGGGAATTCCTGTATTGGTCAACTCAATATGTCCTCTACCTCAGTGGAGAACAAACTGAAAACATTTCAGTCCATTATATTCCCTCCTCAAGAACCATGCCCTGAATCGTGCAAGGCTTCTGACATGAAGAATTCAGCTTCCAGCCAAAGAAACGATGCCTATAAATGCTatagtgaaaaatattttgttacgGGAAATTCCTATGTTAGTCAGCCTAATCTTCCCTCTGAAGTACACAAAAGCAAGGAGCCGGAACCCTATAGAAATCGTCGCACTCAAAGAATTCGTGCATTTGAAGAGAAACTGAATGCTGGAGAATTGTCCTTTTCTGATGATGTAAATTATGAAATGAGTGCAAGAAAAGATGGAGGAGGTGAACGGATCCGTAAAGCACGTACTCGTACGACAGAGAAGAAAGCTGGAGTGCAGGCAGATGGTAATTGCAATGAAGTAAAGGAAATTAAGCCTCGCAGATGGAGACGTAGGAAGAGGAAAACAGCCTCGAAGAcaaaaaagaatcaaacttCTCATGTATCTTCTACAGGGGCAGATTCAGTCAAAGAGAATGCTCAATATGATGCAGACCCTTCAAAAATAGTCCCAGCATTATCAGCAGATACAGATGACAATGGTGCACCTTCGCATCTCAGAAATGTTACTGAAAGTAATGCTGACTTTGTGAAAGCAGGAGTGCAGGCAGATGGTAATTACGATGAAGTAAAGGAAGTTAAGCCTCCCAGATGGAGACGTAGGAAGAGGAAAACAGCCTTGAAGACAAAAAGGAATCAAACTTCTCATGTATCTTCTACAGGGGCAGATTCAGTCAAAGAGAATGCTCAATATGATGCAGACCCTTCAAAAATAGTCCCAGCATTATCAGCAGATACAGACAACAATGGTGCACCTTCGCATCTCAGAAATGTTACTGAAGGTAATGCCGACTTTGTGAAAGCAGGAGTGCAGGCAGATGGTAATTACGATGAAGTAAAGGAAGTTAAGCCTATAAGATGGAGACGTAGGAAGAGGAAAACAGCCTTGAAGACAAAAAGGAATCAAACTTCTCATGTATCTTCTACAGGGGCAGATTCAGTCAAAGAGAATGCTCAATATGATGCAGACCCTTCAAAAATAGTCCCAGCATTATCAGCAGATACAGATGACAATGGTGCACCTTCGCATCTCAGAAATGTTACTGAAAGTATTGCTGACTTTGTGAAAGCTGTTAGTGCTGAGAACACAATGAACAAATATAAGGTATCTGCAGATAAATTGTTGTTGACAGGACAGGAGTGTAGATCTACAGATGATTCAAGAGTTCCAGTTTGTAGAATGGATGTTAAAGAAGTTGACGTGCCATTGGTTAATTCACAGGAAAAAACATCTGGCACAAGTACCAGACTTCTTAATTATCCTTCAGCTGATAGGGTTTTCAAGTACACATTCCAAAGGAAACGAAAGAGAGAGGCTCTGAGTAGCTCTGATGGGAATACCTCTGTTGAAAATAGCATTTTGAACAAAAAGGCAGCGGAGAAACAAAATCATCCTATGGAGACAGAGAAGTCTAGCTCTACAATTGAGTCATCTCGAGACAAGAGGCGTCTAGCCCAGGTTGCCCGTCAG
- the LOC127790718 gene encoding uncharacterized protein LOC127790718 isoform X2 yields the protein MDDAERLTALKKAYAEMILNTSKEAAARIMASERKVLRLQHELNVTKEAALQMMLRLKEMMEFKVSEARITYLRQQEKIDKLTAQLQEKEDVISEAETVSLGQQRKIEELEAQLQEAEDIVSNLREELREEQAVVERERNGKLQHMDEHHVASEEQTSNEKRSDTSQSIPSLPPMQLESFSNLDMKNSSLNQISEVYKSCNEKDYCIGNSCIGQLNMSSTSVENKLKTFQSIIFPPQEPCPESCKASDMKNSASSQRNDAYKCYSEKYFVTGNSYVSQPNLPSEVHKSKEPEPYRNRRTQRIRAFEEKLNAGELSFSDDVNYEMSARKDGGGERIRKARTRTTEKKAGVQADGNCNEVKEIKPRRWRRRKRKTASKTKKNQTSHVSSTGADSVKENAQYDADPSKIVPALSADTDDNGAPSHLRNVTESNADFVKAGVQADGNYDEVKEVKPPRWRRRKRKTALKTKRNQTSHVSSTGADSVKENAQYDADPSKIVPALSADTDNNGAPSHLRNVTEGNADFVKAGVQADGNYDEVKEVKPIRWRRRKRKTALKTKRNQTSHVSSTGADSVKENAQYDADPSKIVPALSADTDDNGAPSHLRNVTESIADFVKAVSAENTMNKYKEKTSGTSTRLLNYPSADRVFKYTFQRKRKREALSSSDGNTSVENSILNKKAAEKQNHPMETEKSSSTIESSRDKRRLAQVARQLLSLSDRFWQ from the exons ATGGACGACGCGGAG AGATTGACGGCGTTGAAGAAGGCGTATGCGGAGATGATCCTGAACACTTCGAAAGAGGCGGCGGCTCGGATTATGGCATCGGAGCGTAAAGTTTTACGGCTTCAGCACGAGCTCAATGTCACGAAGGAAGCGGCGCTTCAGATGATGCTTCGTCTCAAAGAAATGATGGAATTTAAG GTCAGTGAAGCAAGGATCACCTACTTGAGACAGCAAGAGAAGATCGACAAGCTCACAGCACAACTTCAGGAAAAAGAAGATGTG ATCAGTGAAGCTGAGACAGTATCCTTAGGTCAACAGAGAAAGATAGAAGAGCTTGAAGCACAACTTCAGGAAGCTGAGGATATTGTTAGCAACCTCAGAGAAGAGTTGAGAGAAGAGCAAGCTGTAgtggagagggagagaaatggcAAGCTACAGCACATGGATGAACATCATGTTGCTAGTGAGGAACAAACATCAAATGAGAAGAGATCGGATACTTCTCAGTCTATTCCATCCCTGCCCCCTATGCAACTTGAATCTTTCTCAAATTTGgacatgaagaattcaagtctcAATCAAATTAGTGAGGTCTATAAGTCCTGCAATGAAAAAGATTACTGTATAGGGAATTCCTGTATTGGTCAACTCAATATGTCCTCTACCTCAGTGGAGAACAAACTGAAAACATTTCAGTCCATTATATTCCCTCCTCAAGAACCATGCCCTGAATCGTGCAAGGCTTCTGACATGAAGAATTCAGCTTCCAGCCAAAGAAACGATGCCTATAAATGCTatagtgaaaaatattttgttacgGGAAATTCCTATGTTAGTCAGCCTAATCTTCCCTCTGAAGTACACAAAAGCAAGGAGCCGGAACCCTATAGAAATCGTCGCACTCAAAGAATTCGTGCATTTGAAGAGAAACTGAATGCTGGAGAATTGTCCTTTTCTGATGATGTAAATTATGAAATGAGTGCAAGAAAAGATGGAGGAGGTGAACGGATCCGTAAAGCACGTACTCGTACGACAGAGAAGAAAGCTGGAGTGCAGGCAGATGGTAATTGCAATGAAGTAAAGGAAATTAAGCCTCGCAGATGGAGACGTAGGAAGAGGAAAACAGCCTCGAAGAcaaaaaagaatcaaacttCTCATGTATCTTCTACAGGGGCAGATTCAGTCAAAGAGAATGCTCAATATGATGCAGACCCTTCAAAAATAGTCCCAGCATTATCAGCAGATACAGATGACAATGGTGCACCTTCGCATCTCAGAAATGTTACTGAAAGTAATGCTGACTTTGTGAAAGCAGGAGTGCAGGCAGATGGTAATTACGATGAAGTAAAGGAAGTTAAGCCTCCCAGATGGAGACGTAGGAAGAGGAAAACAGCCTTGAAGACAAAAAGGAATCAAACTTCTCATGTATCTTCTACAGGGGCAGATTCAGTCAAAGAGAATGCTCAATATGATGCAGACCCTTCAAAAATAGTCCCAGCATTATCAGCAGATACAGACAACAATGGTGCACCTTCGCATCTCAGAAATGTTACTGAAGGTAATGCCGACTTTGTGAAAGCAGGAGTGCAGGCAGATGGTAATTACGATGAAGTAAAGGAAGTTAAGCCTATAAGATGGAGACGTAGGAAGAGGAAAACAGCCTTGAAGACAAAAAGGAATCAAACTTCTCATGTATCTTCTACAGGGGCAGATTCAGTCAAAGAGAATGCTCAATATGATGCAGACCCTTCAAAAATAGTCCCAGCATTATCAGCAGATACAGATGACAATGGTGCACCTTCGCATCTCAGAAATGTTACTGAAAGTATTGCTGACTTTGTGAAAGCTGTTAGTGCTGAGAACACAATGAACAAATATAAG GAAAAAACATCTGGCACAAGTACCAGACTTCTTAATTATCCTTCAGCTGATAGGGTTTTCAAGTACACATTCCAAAGGAAACGAAAGAGAGAGGCTCTGAGTAGCTCTGATGGGAATACCTCTGTTGAAAATAGCATTTTGAACAAAAAGGCAGCGGAGAAACAAAATCATCCTATGGAGACAGAGAAGTCTAGCTCTACAATTGAGTCATCTCGAGACAAGAGGCGTCTAGCCCAGGTTGCCCGTCAG
- the LOC127790718 gene encoding uncharacterized protein LOC127790718 isoform X3 — protein MDEHHVASEEQTSNEKRSDTSQSIPSLPPMQLESFSNLDMKNSSLNQISEVYKSCNEKDYCIGNSCIGQLNMSSTSVENKLKTFQSIIFPPQEPCPESCKASDMKNSASSQRNDAYKCYSEKYFVTGNSYVSQPNLPSEVHKSKEPEPYRNRRTQRIRAFEEKLNAGELSFSDDVNYEMSARKDGGGERIRKARTRTTEKKAGVQADGNCNEVKEIKPRRWRRRKRKTASKTKKNQTSHVSSTGADSVKENAQYDADPSKIVPALSADTDDNGAPSHLRNVTESNADFVKAGVQADGNYDEVKEVKPPRWRRRKRKTALKTKRNQTSHVSSTGADSVKENAQYDADPSKIVPALSADTDNNGAPSHLRNVTEGNADFVKAGVQADGNYDEVKEVKPIRWRRRKRKTALKTKRNQTSHVSSTGADSVKENAQYDADPSKIVPALSADTDDNGAPSHLRNVTESIADFVKAVSAENTMNKYKVSADKLLLTGQECRSTDDSRVPVCRMDVKEVDVPLVNSQEKTSGTSTRLLNYPSADRVFKYTFQRKRKREALSSSDGNTSVENSILNKKAAEKQNHPMETEKSSSTIESSRDKRRLAQVARQLLSLSDRFWQ, from the coding sequence ATGGATGAACATCATGTTGCTAGTGAGGAACAAACATCAAATGAGAAGAGATCGGATACTTCTCAGTCTATTCCATCCCTGCCCCCTATGCAACTTGAATCTTTCTCAAATTTGgacatgaagaattcaagtctcAATCAAATTAGTGAGGTCTATAAGTCCTGCAATGAAAAAGATTACTGTATAGGGAATTCCTGTATTGGTCAACTCAATATGTCCTCTACCTCAGTGGAGAACAAACTGAAAACATTTCAGTCCATTATATTCCCTCCTCAAGAACCATGCCCTGAATCGTGCAAGGCTTCTGACATGAAGAATTCAGCTTCCAGCCAAAGAAACGATGCCTATAAATGCTatagtgaaaaatattttgttacgGGAAATTCCTATGTTAGTCAGCCTAATCTTCCCTCTGAAGTACACAAAAGCAAGGAGCCGGAACCCTATAGAAATCGTCGCACTCAAAGAATTCGTGCATTTGAAGAGAAACTGAATGCTGGAGAATTGTCCTTTTCTGATGATGTAAATTATGAAATGAGTGCAAGAAAAGATGGAGGAGGTGAACGGATCCGTAAAGCACGTACTCGTACGACAGAGAAGAAAGCTGGAGTGCAGGCAGATGGTAATTGCAATGAAGTAAAGGAAATTAAGCCTCGCAGATGGAGACGTAGGAAGAGGAAAACAGCCTCGAAGAcaaaaaagaatcaaacttCTCATGTATCTTCTACAGGGGCAGATTCAGTCAAAGAGAATGCTCAATATGATGCAGACCCTTCAAAAATAGTCCCAGCATTATCAGCAGATACAGATGACAATGGTGCACCTTCGCATCTCAGAAATGTTACTGAAAGTAATGCTGACTTTGTGAAAGCAGGAGTGCAGGCAGATGGTAATTACGATGAAGTAAAGGAAGTTAAGCCTCCCAGATGGAGACGTAGGAAGAGGAAAACAGCCTTGAAGACAAAAAGGAATCAAACTTCTCATGTATCTTCTACAGGGGCAGATTCAGTCAAAGAGAATGCTCAATATGATGCAGACCCTTCAAAAATAGTCCCAGCATTATCAGCAGATACAGACAACAATGGTGCACCTTCGCATCTCAGAAATGTTACTGAAGGTAATGCCGACTTTGTGAAAGCAGGAGTGCAGGCAGATGGTAATTACGATGAAGTAAAGGAAGTTAAGCCTATAAGATGGAGACGTAGGAAGAGGAAAACAGCCTTGAAGACAAAAAGGAATCAAACTTCTCATGTATCTTCTACAGGGGCAGATTCAGTCAAAGAGAATGCTCAATATGATGCAGACCCTTCAAAAATAGTCCCAGCATTATCAGCAGATACAGATGACAATGGTGCACCTTCGCATCTCAGAAATGTTACTGAAAGTATTGCTGACTTTGTGAAAGCTGTTAGTGCTGAGAACACAATGAACAAATATAAGGTATCTGCAGATAAATTGTTGTTGACAGGACAGGAGTGTAGATCTACAGATGATTCAAGAGTTCCAGTTTGTAGAATGGATGTTAAAGAAGTTGACGTGCCATTGGTTAATTCACAGGAAAAAACATCTGGCACAAGTACCAGACTTCTTAATTATCCTTCAGCTGATAGGGTTTTCAAGTACACATTCCAAAGGAAACGAAAGAGAGAGGCTCTGAGTAGCTCTGATGGGAATACCTCTGTTGAAAATAGCATTTTGAACAAAAAGGCAGCGGAGAAACAAAATCATCCTATGGAGACAGAGAAGTCTAGCTCTACAATTGAGTCATCTCGAGACAAGAGGCGTCTAGCCCAGGTTGCCCGTCAG